Genomic window (Candidatus Polarisedimenticolia bacterium):
AGCCCGTCAGCGACAGGAAGGGCGTGATGCGCCCCGTCTTCAGGCGCGCCAGGAGCGGGATGAAGGAGTTGATGAACCCCAGGGCGTAGAGGGCGAGGGCGGTCCGCAGGAGGACCAGGCTGATGTCCAGGGCGCAATCCCCTTTTCGACGGGCATCTTAGCACGCGCGGCGATCGGCCAGCAACGGCGGCCCCTCCCGAAGTGCTTGCCACGTCGCGGGTTGGGGCGGCCGGGCGCGGCTTGATCCGGCGCGGGACGGGGTGCTAGGATGGGCCCCAACAGGGGAAGCCTTCAGTTGATTCGCGGCATCATTTTCGATTTTGACGGGACGCTGATCGATTCGTACGAGGCGATCGCGGAGAGCCTCAACCACGTCCGCTCCTCGTTCTCCCTGCCTCCCTTCCCCGCCGAGGAGATCCGCCCGATGGTCGGCCACGGCCTGGAACGGCTCATCGCCCGGGCCGTAGGCGCCGATCGCGTGGACGACGGCGTGAACCTCTTTCGCGAATCGTACGCCCAGATCTGCGAGCGCAAGACCACCATCCTCCCTCAAGTGAAGGAGACGCTGGACACCCTGGATCGGCGGGGATACCAGATGGCCATCGCCAGCAACAAGCCGTCGTACTTCGCGCGCGACATCCTGCGGGCGCTCGAGTTCGACCACCTGTTCGCCGAGGTGCTTGGACCGAACGACGTGCAGCAACCGAAGCCCGATCCGGAGATGCTGGAGATCATCATCATGAGGATCGGCCTGTCCCCGGAGGAGGTCGTCTACGTCGGGGACATGCCGCTGGACGTGGAGGCAGGCCGACGCGCCGGCGTCGCGGTGTATGCCGTCCCCACCGGTTCGGCGACCCGCGAGGATCTCCTGGAGGCGCGCCCGGATCGCCTGCTGCACCGCTTCACCGACCTCACGACCTTTCTCCCGTCCCTCTCCGGGGCGCGCTGAGAGAGGGACCTGCCCGTGCACCCCGCCGGGGTCCTTGGAGCGCTAGCGCAC
Coding sequences:
- a CDS encoding HAD-IA family hydrolase, which produces MIRGIIFDFDGTLIDSYEAIAESLNHVRSSFSLPPFPAEEIRPMVGHGLERLIARAVGADRVDDGVNLFRESYAQICERKTTILPQVKETLDTLDRRGYQMAIASNKPSYFARDILRALEFDHLFAEVLGPNDVQQPKPDPEMLEIIIMRIGLSPEEVVYVGDMPLDVEAGRRAGVAVYAVPTGSATREDLLEARPDRLLHRFTDLTTFLPSLSGAR